A genomic segment from Nocardia cyriacigeorgica GUH-2 encodes:
- a CDS encoding glyceraldehyde-3-phosphate dehydrogenase gives MTTEQLDRWNSQEAAAEAMIPIIGTLYRDKGVTILLHSRSLVNKSVISILRTHRFARQIEGEELSVEQTLPVLQTLTELDLGPCKIDLGQLIMAYRADDRGLSIREFTATILADVTNGKVQSNGPRDVVLYGFGRIGRLVARLLIEKAGSGNGLNLRAVVVRRGGADDLVKRASLLRRDSVHGQFNGTIKVDADNDTIIANGNVIKFIYSNDPSAVDYTEYGINDAILIDNTGKWRDREGLSKHLRPGIAKVVLTAPGKGDVPNIVHGVNHRSLDLSQQIFSCASCTTNAIVPPLKAMDDEFGIIRGHVETVHSFTNDQNLLDNYHNADRRGRSAPFNLVLTETGAASAVAKAMPDFKAKITGNSIRVPTPDVSMAILNLHLERETTKAEVNDYMRRVSLSGPLSRNVDYTAATDVVSSDFIGSRAASIIDANATIVEGDTAILYVWYDNEFGYSCQVVRTVQYISGIEYPTYPQLEASQTVAAVAG, from the coding sequence TTGACGACTGAACAACTCGACCGCTGGAACAGCCAGGAAGCAGCCGCGGAGGCGATGATCCCCATCATCGGCACGTTGTACCGAGACAAGGGCGTCACCATCCTGCTGCACAGCCGATCGCTGGTGAACAAGTCGGTGATCAGCATCCTGCGCACGCACCGCTTCGCCCGCCAGATCGAGGGCGAGGAACTGTCGGTCGAGCAGACGCTGCCCGTCCTGCAGACGCTCACCGAGCTGGACCTCGGCCCCTGCAAGATCGACCTCGGTCAGCTGATCATGGCCTACCGCGCCGACGACCGCGGCCTGTCGATCCGCGAATTCACCGCCACGATCCTCGCCGATGTGACCAACGGCAAGGTGCAGTCCAACGGGCCGCGCGATGTGGTCCTGTACGGCTTCGGGCGCATCGGCCGCCTGGTGGCCCGGCTGCTCATCGAGAAGGCCGGCTCCGGCAACGGCCTGAACCTGCGCGCGGTGGTGGTGCGCCGCGGCGGCGCCGACGACCTGGTCAAGCGCGCCTCGCTGCTGCGCCGCGATTCGGTGCACGGCCAGTTCAACGGCACCATCAAGGTCGACGCCGACAACGACACCATCATCGCCAACGGCAACGTCATCAAGTTCATTTACAGCAACGATCCGTCGGCCGTCGACTACACCGAGTACGGCATCAACGATGCCATCCTGATCGACAACACCGGCAAGTGGCGCGACCGCGAGGGTCTGTCCAAGCACCTGCGCCCCGGCATCGCGAAGGTCGTGCTCACCGCGCCCGGCAAGGGCGACGTCCCCAACATCGTGCACGGCGTCAATCACCGCAGCCTGGACCTGTCGCAGCAGATCTTCTCCTGCGCCTCCTGCACCACCAACGCGATCGTGCCGCCGCTGAAGGCCATGGACGACGAATTCGGCATCATCCGCGGCCACGTGGAGACGGTGCACTCGTTCACCAACGACCAGAACCTGCTCGACAACTACCACAACGCCGACCGCCGCGGCCGCTCCGCGCCGTTCAACCTGGTGCTCACCGAGACCGGCGCCGCCTCCGCCGTCGCCAAGGCGATGCCCGATTTCAAGGCCAAGATCACCGGCAACTCCATCCGCGTCCCCACCCCCGACGTCTCGATGGCCATCCTCAACCTGCACCTCGAGCGGGAAACCACCAAGGCCGAGGTGAACGATTACATGCGCCGGGTCTCCCTGTCCGGCCCGCTGAGCCGCAACGTCGACTACACCGCCGCCACCGACGTCGTCTCCAGCGACTTCATCGGCTCCCGCGCCGCCTCCATCATCGACGCCAACGCCACCATCGTCGAAGGCGACACCGCCATCCTCTACGTCTGGTACGACAACGAGTTCGGCTACTCGTGCCAGGTGGTGCGCACCGTGCAGTACATCTCGGGCATCGAATACCCGACGTACCCGCAGCTCGAGGCATCGCAGACGGTTGCGGCCGTCGCCGGCTGA